In the Peromyscus maniculatus bairdii isolate BWxNUB_F1_BW_parent chromosome 20, HU_Pman_BW_mat_3.1, whole genome shotgun sequence genome, one interval contains:
- the Arc gene encoding activity-regulated cytoskeleton-associated protein produces the protein MELDHMTTGGLHAYPAQRGGPAAKPNVILQIGKCRAEMLEHVRRTHRHLLTEVSKQVERELKGLHRSVGKLENNLDGYVPTSDSQRWKKSIKACLCRCQETIANLERWVKREMHVWREVFYRLERWADRLESMGGKYPVGNEPARHTVSVGVGGPEPYCQEADGYDYTVSPYAITPPPAAGELPDQESVEAQQYQSWGSGEDGQPSPGVDTQIFEDPREFLSHLEEYLRQVGGSEEYWLSQIQNHMNGPAKKWWEFKQGSVKNWVEFKKEFLQYSEGTLSREAIQRELDLPQKQGEPLDQFLWRKRDLYQTLYVDAEEEEIIQYVVGTLQPKLKRFLRHPLPKTLEQLIQRGMEVQDGLEQAAEPTGTPLPTEDETEALTPALTSESVASDRTQPE, from the coding sequence ATGGAGCTGGACCATATGACGACCGGTGGCCTCCACGCCTACCCTGCCCAGCGGGGCGGGCCGGCAGCCAAGCCCAATGTGATCCTGCAGATCGGTAAGTGCCGAGCCGAGATGCTGGAGCATGTGCGGAGGACCCACCGGCACCTGCTGACCGAAGTGTCCAAGCAGGTGGAGCGAGAGCTGAAAGGGTTGCACAGGTCGGTGGGCAAGCTGGAGAACAACTTGGACGGCTATGTGCCCACCAGTGACTCACAGCGCTGGAAGAAGTCCATCAAGGCCTGTCTGTGCCGCTGCCAGGAGACCATCGCCAACCTGGAGCGCTGGGTCAAGCGTGAGATGCACGTGTGGAGGGAGGTCTTCTACCGCCTGGAGAGGTGGGCCGACCGCCTGGAGTCCATGGGCGGCAAGTACCCGGTGGGCAACGAGCCGGCTCGCCACACGGTCTCTGTAGGTGTAGGGGGTCCAGAGCCCTACTGCCAGGAAGCTGATGGCTATGACTACACCGTCAGCCCCTATGCCATCACCCCACCACCTGCTGCCGGAGAGCTGCCTGATCAGGAGTCAGTGGAGGCCCAGCAATACCAGTCTTGGGGGTCCGGTGAGGATGGGCAACCAAGCCCTGGTGTGGATACGCAGATCTTCGAGGACCCACGGGAGTTCCTGAGCCACCTGGAAGAGTACCTGCGGCAGGTGGGTGGCTCCGAAGAGTATTGGCTGTCCCAGATCCAGAACCACATGAACGGGCCGGCCAAGAAGTGGTGGGAGTTCAAGCAGGGCTCCGTGAAGAACTGGGTGGAGTTCAAGAAGGAGTTTCTGCAGTACAGCGAGGGCACGCTCTCCCGGGAAGCCATCCAGCGGGAGCTGGACCTGCCGCAGAAGCAGGGGGAGCCGCTGGACCAGTTCCTCTGGCGCAAGCGGGACCTGTACCAGACGCTGTACGTGGACGCTGAAGAGGAGGAGATCATCCAGTATGTGGTGGGCACCCTGCAGCCCAAGCTCAAGCGCTTTCTACGCCACCCACTGCCCAAGACTCTGGAGCAGCTCATCCAGAGGGGCATGGAAGTGCAGGACGGCCTGGAGCAGGCGGCTGAGCCTACTGGCACCCCACTGCCCACAGAAGATGAGACCGAGGCCCTCACACCTGCCCTTACCAGCGAGTCAGTAGCCAGCGACAGGACCCAGCCCGAATAG